In Geoalkalibacter ferrihydriticus DSM 17813, the sequence CTTCAATCTGCCCCTGGCTGAGCAGATCAGTGGCGATCAGTACCTGGAGGCGCTGCATAAGGCACTCAAGCGCATCGTCCGCTTTCGCCCGGCGTATTTGGTGGTCAGTCTCGGTCTGGATACCGCCAAGGGCGATCCCACCGGCACCTGGAGTCTGGCGGCACGTGACTTCGAACGCGTCGGTCGTGCCATCGGTGCTCTCAAGCTGCCGACCCTGGTCGTGCAGGAAGGCGGCTATCGCAATCGCGTGATCGGGACCAATGCGCGCAATTTTTTCACCGGCTTGTGGCAGGGCGCGCTGCGGGGCTAGGTGGGAGAGGAACGCTGATGAGGCGGCCTCTTCTCAGGTTGCCCGACTTAAACCTTCTGCGCTTTCGGCCCGAGGAAAAACCACAGAATCAAGCCGATAAGAGGCAGCAGGAGAATAATGAGCACCCAGAGAACTTTCATGCCGGTCGTTGCGGAGCTTTGAATCGTCTGAATGATCGCCCAGATATCAGCGATTAAAATAATGATCCCAAGAATTGTTTCCACGTTTTGCCTCCCCTGTCACTGCCGCGATGTCGCGATAATGAAAAACATGCCCGCCCACCCGAGCATAATTGCCTCTTTTCGTTAACTGTTGAAACAAGAAC encodes:
- a CDS encoding PLDc N-terminal domain-containing protein yields the protein METILGIIILIADIWAIIQTIQSSATTGMKVLWVLIILLLPLIGLILWFFLGPKAQKV